One Spinacia oleracea cultivar Varoflay chromosome 4, BTI_SOV_V1, whole genome shotgun sequence DNA segment encodes these proteins:
- the LOC130472475 gene encoding G-type lectin S-receptor-like serine/threonine-protein kinase RLK1: MACLLSYIIFFLTQTVLLLSPTAAQNTGNIPVGRSLVAATNGSSWLSPSGDFAFGFHQLPNTRNLFLLSIWFAKIPDTVVWSANEGNPVPQGSSVQITANEGLVLSDPQGNNLWNTSNELSGVGGGVSYGFINDTGNFALKRSSNDNPVWQSFDHPTDTLLPGMSLGSNEAISSRLSETNFTTGRFQYRLTSDGTMALNATDLTTGYAYEAYHISDISNAGHTQRFVYNESGYMYILRKDGSMYNMLPENYTPSKDYYQRFILAFDGILMLYSAPKTSVTDGWSLFQITPRNMCIERAMRNLGTGICGSNSICSLNADKRPVCTCPLGYSRLDPDDQFGRCKPNFKLQSCEGNAAEISMKDEYNLVRLTNTDFTYNDYERVSSNNEEDCKNACLKDCYCAAASFQLFGDNSGCWKKKAPLFNGRTDSSVTDGFWIKVRKANISNDPLNPYVNFPPLTAKNKTKALNKVLIGGSVSVNILLLTAIGLGIFFTYHKKQLKGFDEVQRKTLRAYSKVHYFSYQELNEATNGFQEELGRGSFGIVYKGMISGGGLSTFVAVKKLDRISGDTDKEFKTEVNVIGQTHHKNLVQLVGFCKEEDQRLLVYEYMSNGSLADYIFRDSKPSWIERVLIAQGTAKGLLYLHEECSTQIIHCDIKPQNILLDEYQNARISDFGLAKLLILNQTQTNTAVRGTKGYVAPEWFRNKPVTVKVDVYSFGVLLLEIICCRKSVCMDLFEGEGAILTDWAFDCYQSNRLNSLVNDDMEAITDMIRLKKFVMVALWCIQEDPSVRPTMRTVTQMLEGLAEVPDNLPCPSSFSVTTQY; encoded by the coding sequence ATGGCATGTCTTCTTTCTTATATAATCTTCTTCTTAACACAAACAGTCCTACTTTTATCACCTACTGCTGCACAAAATACTGGTAATATACCAGTTGGCCGATCTCTTGTAGCCGCCACCAATGGCTCATCATGGCTTTCACCTTCCGGCGATTTTGCCTTTGGCTTTCATCAACTTCCTAACACCAGAAATCTCTTTTTGCTCTCCATCTGGTTTGCCAAGATTCCAGACACCGTAGTCTGGAGCGCTAATGAGGGCAATCCTGTTCCCCAAGGATCATCAGTACAGATAACTGCTAATGAGGGATTAGTTCTCAGTGACCCTCAAGGAAACAACTTATGGAACACCTCTAACGAGCTAAGCGGTGTTGGTGGTGGGGTGAGCTATGGTTTCATAAACGATACTGGTAATTTCGCCCTAAAAAGAAGCAGCAATGACAATCCAGTTTGGCAGAGCTTTGACCATCCCACAGACACCTTGCTGCCTGGTATGTCATTGGGAAGTAATGAGGCGATTAGTTCTCGACTATCAGAGACTAATTTCACAACAGGAAGGTTCCAGTACCGTCTGACCTCTGATGGAACCATGGCTCTCAATGCCACAGACCTAACAACAGGCTATGCCTATGAAGCCTATCATATTAGTGACATTTCAAATGCAGGTCATACCCAGAGATTCGTGTACAATGAGTCAGGGTATATGTACATATTGAGAAAAGATGGGTCGATGTATAATATGTTACCTGAGAATTACACACCCTCAAAAGATTATTATCAGAGATTTATCTTGGCCTTTGACGGCATTCTAATGTTGTATTCTGCCCCAAAAACATCAGTCACTGATGGTTGGTCCTTGTTTCAGATAACACCTCGCAATATGTGTATCGAAAGGGCCATGCGAAATTTAGGCACCGGAATTTGTGGGTCTAACAGCATTTGCAGCCTTAATGCTGATAAAAGGCCCGTATGTACGTGCCCACTAGGTTACTCCCGCCTTGATCCAGATGATCAATTCGGGAGGTGTAAACCCAATTTCAAGCTACAGAGTTGTGAAGGAAATGCTGCAGAGATATCCATGAAGGATGAGTACAACTTAGTACGGCTTACAAATACTGATTTTACATACAATGATTATGAAAGGGTTAGTTCTAACAATGAAGAGGATTGCAAGAATGCTTGTCTGAAAGACTGCTACTGCGCTGCTGCCTCTTTCCAGCTATTTGGTGATAATTCTGGTTGTTGGAAGAAGAAGGCACCACTTTTTAATGGAAGAACAGACAGTTCAGTAACCGATGGTTTTTGGATAAAGGTAAGGAAAGCTAACATTTCCAATGACCCACTCAATCCTTATGTTAACTTCCCTCCTTTGACAGCAAAAAACAAAACGAAAGCTCTAAACAAAGTTCTGATCGGTGGCTCTGTATCTGTTAATATACTGCTCCTAACTGCAATTGGTCTCGGAATTTTCTTCACTTATCATAAGAAGCAACTGAAAGGCTTTGATGAGGTCCAGAGGAAAACATTGAGGGCGTACAGTAAGGTCCATTATTTCAGCTACCAAGAGCTCAATGAGGCTACAAATGGGTTCCAGGAAGAGTTGGGAAGAGGATCTTTTGGTATAGTTTACAAGGGCATGATCAGTGGAGGAGGTCTTTCAACTTTTGTTGCTGTTAAGAAGTTAGATCGAATATCAGGTGATACAGATAAGGAGTTCAAAACTGAAGTGAATGTGATTGGCCAAACACATCACAAGAATCTAGTTCAGCTTGTAGGGTTTTGCAAGGAGGAAGACCAAAGGCTGTTAGTTTATGAATATATGAGCAATGGTAGCTTAGCAGACTACATTTTTCGCGACTCCAAACCAAGCTGGATTGAAAGAGTCCTAATTGCTCAGGGGACAGCAAAGGGGCTATTATACTTGCATGAGGAGTGCAGCACTCAGATCATTCATTGTGATATAAAGCCCCAAAACATACTTTTAGATGAATATCAAAATGCTCGGATTTCTGATTTTGGTTTGGCTAAGCTTTTGATTCTAAATCAAACCCAAACAAATACTGCAGTTCGAGGAACCAAAGGTTATGTTGCCCCTGAATGGTTCAGAAACAAGCCGGTCACAGTGAAGGTAGATGTCTATAGCTTTGGGGTTCTACTATTGGAGATCATATGTTGTAGAAAGAGTGTATGCATGGATCTCTTTGAAGGGGAAGGAGCAATTTTGACAGATTGGGCATTTGATTGCTATCAATCAAATAGATTAAATTCACTTGTTAATGATGACATGGAGGCAATTACTGACATGATTAGACTGAAGAAGTTTGTAATGGTTGCTCTTTGGTGTATTCAAGAAGACCCAAGTGTTCGACCAACAATGCGAACAGTCACACAGATGTTAGAAGGTCTTGCTGAAGTTCCTGATAATCTTCCTTGCCCATCCTCATTTTCAGTTACTACTCAATATTAA